One window of Phycisphaeraceae bacterium genomic DNA carries:
- the guaA gene encoding glutamine-hydrolyzing GMP synthase produces MASPPVAGDIVPVVDFGGQTAQLITRRIRDAGVYSVLVAPSITPEELRRMAPKGIVLSGGPASVYEPGAPTMDPAVFDLGIPVLGICYGMQLAAHLLGGRVNREDHKEFGRATVAVSDRSDLFASLPEKMTVWMSHGDQVAATDAANFETLASTPTCPHAAVRSRIGNRRFFGVQFHPEVTHTPHGAEVIQNFLFNICGCRNTWRMSDFAGAAADRVREQVGNGHVVCGLSGGVDSSVAAALLHKAIGNQLTCVFVDTGLLRKGERDLVESTFRDHFHMDLRVVDASADFLGDLSGVTDPQEKRRRIGHRFIEVFKHASRDIKDAHFLAQGTLYPDVIESGHGHAGQSAGIKLHHNVGGLPEELGFELVEPLRELFKDEVRKLGEVLGLPDQIIWRHPFPGPGLAVRVLGEVTREKLEILRECDEIVLDEITAANLYRKTSQVFAVLLPVQSVGVMGDGRTYDSCVAVRAVETQDFMSADWVRLPYEVLATISSRIINEVRGVNRVVYDISSKPPATIEWE; encoded by the coding sequence ATCGCGTCTCCGCCCGTCGCGGGGGACATCGTTCCTGTCGTCGACTTCGGGGGTCAGACGGCTCAGCTCATCACCCGGCGCATCCGCGACGCGGGTGTTTATTCGGTCTTGGTGGCGCCGTCGATCACGCCCGAAGAACTCCGGCGGATGGCACCAAAGGGCATCGTGCTGTCCGGTGGCCCGGCAAGCGTCTACGAACCCGGCGCCCCCACCATGGACCCGGCGGTCTTCGATCTGGGTATCCCGGTGCTGGGCATCTGCTACGGAATGCAGCTCGCCGCACACCTGCTGGGCGGCCGAGTGAATCGTGAAGATCACAAGGAGTTCGGTCGCGCGACGGTTGCCGTTTCCGATAGAAGTGATCTGTTTGCTTCGCTGCCGGAAAAAATGACCGTCTGGATGTCGCACGGCGATCAGGTCGCGGCGACCGACGCGGCGAATTTCGAAACGCTCGCTTCAACGCCGACCTGTCCGCACGCAGCAGTCCGAAGCCGGATCGGGAATCGCCGGTTTTTCGGCGTGCAGTTCCACCCCGAAGTCACGCACACGCCCCACGGCGCCGAAGTCATCCAGAACTTCCTTTTCAACATCTGTGGTTGCCGCAATACCTGGAGGATGTCCGACTTTGCGGGCGCCGCGGCCGATCGCGTGCGCGAGCAGGTTGGAAACGGCCACGTCGTTTGCGGCCTCTCCGGCGGCGTCGATTCGTCGGTTGCCGCGGCGCTCTTGCACAAGGCGATCGGCAACCAGTTGACGTGCGTGTTTGTGGATACAGGGTTGCTCCGCAAAGGCGAGCGTGATCTCGTCGAATCCACATTCCGCGATCACTTCCACATGGACCTTCGCGTCGTCGACGCGTCGGCCGATTTTCTCGGCGATTTGTCCGGCGTGACCGACCCGCAGGAAAAGCGCCGGCGCATCGGACACCGCTTCATCGAAGTGTTCAAACACGCTTCACGCGACATCAAGGATGCGCACTTTCTCGCGCAGGGCACGCTCTATCCCGATGTCATCGAGTCGGGCCATGGCCACGCCGGACAGTCGGCCGGGATCAAACTGCACCACAATGTCGGCGGGCTGCCGGAAGAACTCGGATTCGAGTTGGTCGAGCCGCTCCGCGAACTGTTCAAGGACGAGGTGCGGAAGCTGGGCGAAGTGCTCGGACTTCCGGATCAGATCATCTGGCGTCATCCGTTCCCGGGCCCCGGACTTGCGGTCCGCGTCCTCGGCGAAGTGACGCGTGAGAAACTCGAAATCCTCCGCGAATGCGACGAGATCGTGCTGGATGAGATCACCGCCGCGAATCTGTATCGCAAGACGAGCCAGGTGTTCGCGGTGCTGCTGCCGGTCCAATCGGTCGGCGTGATGGGCGACGGTCGAACGTACGATTCGTGCGTCGCCGTGCGCGCGGTCGAGACGCAGGATTTCATGTCCGCAGACTGGGTTCGCTTGCCGTATGAGGTTCTGGCCACGATCAGCAGCCGGATCATCAACGAAGTCCGAGGGGTCAACCGGGTCGTTTATGACATCTCCAGCAAACCGCCCGCGACGATCGAATGGGAATGA
- a CDS encoding GNAT family N-acetyltransferase produces MYLRRPLATDRAAWIALRESSLDHLLKWEPRLRVRSEAERWDTFFRTSDSDERQRLLIFRNEDSRMVGYVGLNGIRHGALQGCDLGYWMGKEFTRRGYMTEALLLAIRHAFGSLELHRVEANVQPHNVASIGVLKKAGMRFEGVAIRFLQIDGKWCDHQRWAMTIEEWKDPLAPIKHQPARQKRQT; encoded by the coding sequence GTGTATCTCCGCCGACCGCTCGCAACGGACCGCGCCGCGTGGATCGCGCTCCGCGAATCAAGCCTTGATCATCTTTTGAAGTGGGAACCGCGTTTGCGTGTGCGCTCCGAGGCGGAACGCTGGGACACTTTCTTTCGGACCTCAGATTCCGACGAACGCCAGCGATTGCTGATCTTCCGAAACGAAGATTCGCGCATGGTCGGCTACGTCGGTTTGAACGGCATCCGGCACGGCGCGCTCCAGGGCTGCGATCTCGGCTATTGGATGGGCAAGGAATTCACCCGCCGCGGCTACATGACCGAAGCGCTGTTGCTGGCCATCCGCCATGCGTTTGGATCGCTCGAATTGCACCGCGTGGAGGCGAACGTTCAGCCGCACAACGTTGCGTCGATCGGCGTGCTCAAGAAAGCGGGCATGCGCTTTGAGGGAGTGGCGATCCGGTTTCTGCAGATCGACGGCAAATGGTGCGATCACCAGCGCTGGGCGATGACGATCGAGGAATGGAAAGACCCGCTCGCCCCGATCAAGCATCAACCTGCACGGCAGAAACGGCAGACCTGA
- a CDS encoding phosphopantothenoylcysteine decarboxylase (decarboxylates 4-phosphopantothenoylcysteine to form 4'-phosphopantotheine.), translating to MAGLGPTADPEALRGFVAGRRVLIGVTGGIAAYKTCTIVSRLAQAGANVTVAMTEAATHFVTPLTFQALSGAPVYTSAWEHIESKDPQHISLAKDLDLAIVAPATMDCLAKLATGRTDDVVTLILSAVDRRKTPVVLAPAMNDVMWSQPSTQRNTKQLVEDGFYLVGPGSGWQACRTIGTGRMSEPEEILGAIPQFLRRPGENSRKK from the coding sequence ATGGCAGGCTTGGGCCCGACCGCAGATCCGGAAGCGCTCCGCGGTTTTGTTGCCGGGCGGCGCGTTCTGATCGGCGTCACGGGCGGGATCGCGGCGTACAAGACCTGCACGATCGTCAGCCGGCTCGCGCAAGCCGGTGCAAACGTCACGGTCGCGATGACGGAAGCGGCGACGCACTTCGTGACCCCGCTTACTTTCCAGGCTCTTTCCGGCGCGCCCGTCTACACGAGCGCGTGGGAGCACATCGAATCGAAGGATCCGCAGCACATCTCGCTCGCGAAGGATCTCGATCTGGCCATCGTCGCACCCGCCACGATGGATTGCCTGGCAAAGCTCGCGACCGGTCGGACAGACGACGTCGTGACGCTCATTCTTTCAGCGGTGGATCGGCGGAAGACGCCGGTCGTACTCGCGCCGGCAATGAATGACGTCATGTGGTCGCAGCCGAGCACTCAGCGGAACACCAAGCAGCTCGTGGAGGACGGTTTTTATCTCGTCGGGCCGGGCTCGGGCTGGCAGGCGTGCCGCACGATCGGAACCGGTCGGATGAGTGAGCCGGAAGAAATCCTCGGTGCGATTCCGCAGTTCCTTCGGCGCCCGGGCGAGAACAGCCGGAAGAAATGA
- a CDS encoding DNA-directed RNA polymerase subunit omega, translated as MIEALKSDGIVNKVGGRFKLCALIQRRLVQLMEGSRPLVERNGRTDLEIVIEEIMSDKITLDFDNASLVEAKSISMEPSEALL; from the coding sequence ATGATCGAAGCCCTGAAGAGCGACGGTATTGTGAACAAAGTCGGGGGCCGCTTCAAGTTGTGCGCGCTGATCCAGCGCCGGCTTGTTCAGCTCATGGAGGGCTCTCGTCCTCTCGTCGAGCGGAACGGCCGCACCGATCTTGAAATCGTGATCGAAGAGATCATGTCCGACAAGATCACTCTTGATTTCGACAACGCTTCGCTCGTCGAAGCCAAGTCGATCTCGATGGAGCCCAGCGAGGCGCTTCTGTAG
- a CDS encoding DUF3553 domain-containing protein: MSNLVRDWSVGNKVRHSDRPEWGVGVVTAAQSLVQEGVRCQRLTIRFDKVGSKTISTAFAKLLGAGESSEPFSLGSTLGNATMSTSDTILNLEAKAATEDTFLRLPEAATDPFSTLQKRAVATLSLYRFTPSGASLLDWAVMQSGMRDPLSRYNRHELETLFNRFRQNLDAHARKTLKELKKLDAAAFSQTLSQASPEAQAAVRRIDINR; this comes from the coding sequence ATGTCCAATCTCGTCCGTGACTGGAGCGTCGGCAACAAGGTTCGCCATTCCGATCGACCCGAATGGGGAGTCGGAGTTGTGACGGCTGCGCAGTCGCTCGTGCAGGAAGGCGTGCGCTGCCAGCGATTGACCATCCGGTTTGACAAGGTCGGAAGCAAAACGATCTCAACCGCCTTCGCCAAACTTCTGGGCGCGGGTGAATCTTCGGAGCCTTTTTCACTCGGCTCCACTCTTGGAAACGCAACAATGTCTACGTCCGACACCATTCTGAATCTCGAGGCCAAGGCCGCGACGGAGGACACATTCCTTCGACTGCCCGAGGCGGCGACAGACCCCTTTTCGACCCTGCAGAAGCGCGCGGTCGCAACCCTGAGCCTCTACCGGTTCACGCCTTCCGGAGCCTCGCTCCTGGACTGGGCGGTTATGCAGTCCGGGATGCGCGATCCGCTCAGTCGTTACAACCGGCACGAACTGGAAACTCTCTTCAATCGCTTCAGGCAGAACCTCGATGCCCACGCGCGAAAGACCCTGAAGGAGCTGAAGAAGCTCGATGCCGCGGCATTCAGCCAGACGCTCTCGCAGGCTTCTCCGGAAGCCCAGGCCGCCGTGCGTCGGATCGACATCAACCGTTGA
- a CDS encoding IS5 family transposase, which yields MKGTPGRQAAIYHTFNVEDLIETGHPLRPIKRMVDTALAEMTRTFAAAYSSLGRPGIPPETLLKALLLQCLYTIRSERELCRRLKTDLLFRWFLDLQPSDEVFDHSVFTHNRDRLAEHGITRKFFEHVVKQAIDAGLTSDEHFTVDGSLIQSHASLKSLKRIEREASDKDDDGPSGRNPSGDFKGERRTNATHASTTDPEAKLYKKGNGVGAFLCHSGHALTENRHGLVMSVRVDEANGTAERAGALAMLDHVECRHGVRPSTLGADKGYDAGAFLLALEERWIRPHVAIKEGKIDWAGARADEGTWARWFVRGERRSAAFRKSQRRRKLVEEFFGWVKTVAGMRRARHVGREKIGQCFELAAAAYNLVRMRKLLAA from the coding sequence ATGAAGGGCACACCCGGTCGGCAGGCGGCGATCTACCACACGTTCAACGTCGAAGATTTGATCGAGACTGGCCATCCGCTGCGGCCGATCAAGCGGATGGTGGACACGGCGCTGGCCGAGATGACCCGCACGTTTGCCGCGGCGTACAGCAGCCTCGGGCGGCCGGGCATCCCGCCCGAGACGCTGCTCAAGGCGCTCCTGCTGCAGTGTCTCTACACCATCCGGTCCGAACGCGAGCTGTGCAGGCGTCTGAAGACCGACCTCCTCTTCCGCTGGTTCCTGGATTTGCAGCCATCGGACGAAGTGTTCGACCACTCGGTCTTCACGCACAACCGCGACCGGCTGGCCGAGCACGGCATCACGAGGAAGTTCTTCGAGCATGTGGTGAAGCAGGCGATCGATGCGGGATTGACCAGCGACGAGCACTTCACGGTGGACGGCTCGCTCATCCAGAGCCACGCCTCGCTCAAGAGCCTGAAGAGGATCGAACGCGAGGCGTCGGACAAAGACGACGATGGACCATCGGGACGCAACCCATCGGGGGACTTCAAGGGCGAGCGGCGGACCAACGCGACGCACGCCAGCACGACCGACCCGGAGGCGAAGCTCTACAAGAAGGGGAATGGGGTGGGAGCGTTCCTCTGTCACTCGGGCCATGCGCTCACCGAGAACCGGCACGGGCTGGTGATGAGCGTGCGGGTGGATGAAGCCAACGGCACGGCCGAGCGTGCCGGCGCGCTGGCGATGCTCGATCATGTCGAGTGCCGGCACGGGGTGCGTCCATCCACGCTGGGTGCGGACAAGGGGTACGACGCGGGGGCGTTCCTGCTGGCGCTCGAGGAGCGCTGGATCCGGCCGCACGTGGCGATCAAGGAGGGCAAGATCGACTGGGCGGGCGCTCGCGCGGACGAGGGGACCTGGGCGCGGTGGTTCGTCCGCGGTGAACGACGGAGCGCCGCGTTCAGGAAGAGCCAGCGACGAAGAAAACTGGTGGAGGAGTTCTTCGGATGGGTCAAGACGGTGGCGGGGATGAGACGGGCCAGGCACGTGGGACGCGAGAAGATCGGGCAGTGCTTCGAACTCGCCGCCGCGGCGTACAACCTGGTGCGGATGCGGAAGCTGCTGGCGGCGTGA
- a CDS encoding type II secretion system protein, with the protein MTAKVCWLLASAVACVIAVSGILKLADLPGFSQALSTWTVLPGPVKSIVLVCLPILEVAAGIGFLFFGRSKAVFIGMFVFLVMASAAYVTQLLTGEAPKCGCLGLLSEYVYQRETAKAVLFRDGVLLLCSALALVLWPRRKLDPASAGRATVAPTLPPVESPANGFTLIEMLVSIAIVAILLALVVPSLMPMRAAARDTKRLAQLRSHGTVFASYANDFRELFPAITEPKSTATVYRFQGRAFYVPYFGACWAWNLALAPSYYGDNPWDASFTPPGQKPQVFSQYYWYASSFLTDPKFWDPYERLGPSQWRSTRLNEVTFPQKKALITNEGEIGFLEGRGINKSERSAAFVDGHAAKTAPENMVTPYPNGLGDWFDCTSEKEVFGLYTLYGVKGQDVR; encoded by the coding sequence ATGACTGCGAAGGTTTGCTGGTTGCTTGCATCCGCCGTTGCCTGCGTAATTGCAGTCAGCGGCATTCTTAAGCTTGCGGATCTGCCGGGCTTTAGTCAGGCGTTGTCCACTTGGACTGTGCTCCCCGGACCGGTAAAGAGCATTGTCCTGGTTTGCCTTCCGATTTTAGAAGTTGCCGCCGGAATCGGCTTTCTTTTCTTTGGGCGTTCGAAGGCCGTGTTCATCGGAATGTTCGTTTTCCTAGTAATGGCAAGCGCCGCCTATGTGACGCAGCTGTTGACGGGGGAGGCCCCAAAGTGCGGGTGCTTGGGGCTGCTGTCGGAGTACGTTTACCAACGCGAGACGGCCAAGGCGGTACTGTTTCGCGACGGCGTATTGCTGCTTTGCAGCGCCCTCGCTCTTGTTCTTTGGCCTCGTCGAAAGCTGGACCCTGCTTCGGCGGGCCGAGCGACAGTCGCTCCAACTCTTCCCCCTGTCGAATCGCCCGCAAATGGATTTACGTTGATTGAAATGCTGGTGAGCATAGCCATCGTCGCCATCCTACTTGCTCTTGTCGTGCCTTCGCTCATGCCAATGCGAGCGGCGGCTCGCGATACCAAACGGCTGGCACAGCTTCGTTCTCACGGAACAGTGTTCGCCAGCTACGCAAATGACTTCCGCGAGTTGTTTCCCGCGATTACCGAACCGAAAAGCACGGCGACAGTTTACAGGTTCCAAGGGCGAGCTTTCTATGTGCCATATTTCGGGGCGTGTTGGGCTTGGAACTTGGCGCTCGCACCTAGCTATTACGGGGACAACCCGTGGGACGCTTCCTTCACTCCGCCCGGACAGAAACCGCAGGTTTTTTCGCAGTATTACTGGTACGCTTCGTCATTTCTGACTGACCCGAAATTCTGGGATCCGTACGAACGCCTCGGGCCATCGCAGTGGCGTTCCACGCGATTGAACGAAGTGACCTTTCCACAGAAAAAGGCGCTGATCACGAACGAGGGCGAAATTGGATTTCTTGAAGGACGCGGAATCAATAAGTCGGAACGATCAGCGGCCTTTGTCGATGGGCACGCGGCAAAGACCGCGCCCGAAAACATGGTGACGCCCTATCCAAATGGCCTGGGCGATTGGTTTGATTGCACCAGTGAGAAGGAAGTCTTTGGCCTTTACACTCTTTACGGTGTTAAAGGTCAGGACGTCCGCTAG
- a CDS encoding recombinase family protein — MAKRYELEVVQVFVERQTAKRPGRPMFGEMLDRIAKGDASGIIAWHPDRLARNSMDGGRVIYLIDTGVIRDLRFPTFTFEPTAQGKFMLSVMFGQSKYYSDNLGENVRRGKNHRIKNGHWPQVAPLGYVNDRNRHMVVPHPVYGPLVTKLFELYATGDYTLKDVRRIVSDLGLLGPRGRPPSDSRIQHALQNPFYYGLLRYKGEFYQGKHEPLVSQEVFDKCRVAMNDHARFKTWGVLKPFMYRGHVRCGECGSTITMEIQKGHRYLRCTKKRGQCSQKYLREEHLHEQVRQALWSVSIEEDLAGC; from the coding sequence TTGGCAAAGCGATACGAGCTTGAAGTCGTCCAAGTCTTCGTCGAACGTCAAACGGCTAAACGCCCCGGCCGACCAATGTTCGGCGAAATGCTTGATCGCATCGCCAAAGGCGATGCGTCAGGCATCATTGCTTGGCATCCCGACCGTCTTGCTCGCAATTCGATGGATGGCGGACGTGTGATCTATCTGATCGACACGGGCGTCATTCGTGATTTGCGATTTCCAACGTTCACGTTTGAACCTACGGCTCAAGGCAAATTCATGCTTTCCGTGATGTTCGGTCAATCGAAGTATTACTCGGACAACCTTGGCGAAAACGTGAGACGCGGGAAAAATCATCGCATCAAGAACGGGCACTGGCCCCAGGTCGCTCCTCTCGGTTACGTCAATGATCGAAATCGACACATGGTTGTGCCACACCCGGTGTATGGGCCGCTTGTGACGAAACTCTTTGAGCTATATGCGACCGGCGATTACACGCTCAAGGATGTTCGGCGAATCGTGAGCGACTTGGGACTCTTGGGTCCACGGGGAAGGCCTCCGTCGGACAGTCGGATACAGCACGCATTGCAGAATCCGTTTTACTACGGCCTGCTTCGATACAAAGGCGAGTTCTACCAGGGCAAGCACGAGCCTTTGGTCAGCCAAGAGGTCTTCGACAAATGCCGCGTAGCCATGAATGACCACGCCCGATTCAAGACATGGGGAGTACTCAAGCCATTCATGTATCGCGGGCATGTTCGGTGTGGAGAGTGCGGAAGCACGATCACGATGGAAATTCAGAAAGGGCACCGATATCTGCGATGCACGAAGAAAAGGGGGCAATGCAGCCAAAAGTACTTGCGGGAAGAACATCTCCACGAGCAAGTCCGGCAAGCTCTTTGGTCAGTCAGCATCGAGGAAGACCTAGCAGGCTGTTGA
- a CDS encoding IS5 family transposase: MKGTPGRQAAIYHTFNVEDLIETGHPLRPIKRMVDTALAEMTRTFAAAYSSLGRPGIPPETLLKALLLQCLYTIRSERELCRRLKTDLLFRWFLDLQPSDEVFDHSVFTHNRDRLAEHGITRKFFEHVVKQAIDAGLTSDEHFTVDGSLIQSHASLKSLKRIEREASDKDDDGPSGRNPSGDFKGERRTNATHASTTDPEAKLYKKGNGVGAFLCHSGHALTENRHGLVMSVRVDEANGTAERAGALAMLDHVECRHGVRPSTLGADKGYDAGAFLLALEERWIRPHVAIKEGKIDWASTRADEGTWARWFVRGERRSAAFKKSQRRRKLVEEFFGWVKTVAGMRRARHVGREKIGQCFELAAAAYNLVRMRKLLAA; encoded by the coding sequence ATGAAGGGCACACCCGGTCGGCAGGCGGCGATCTACCACACGTTCAACGTCGAAGATTTGATCGAGACTGGCCATCCGCTGCGGCCGATCAAGCGGATGGTGGACACGGCGCTGGCCGAGATGACCCGCACGTTTGCCGCGGCGTACAGCAGCCTCGGGCGGCCGGGCATCCCGCCCGAGACGCTGCTCAAGGCGCTCCTGCTGCAGTGTCTCTACACCATCCGGTCCGAACGCGAGCTGTGCAGGCGTCTGAAGACCGACCTCCTCTTCCGCTGGTTCCTGGATTTGCAGCCATCGGACGAAGTGTTCGACCACTCGGTCTTCACGCACAACCGCGACCGGCTGGCCGAGCACGGCATCACGAGGAAGTTCTTCGAGCATGTGGTGAAGCAGGCGATCGATGCGGGATTGACCAGCGACGAGCACTTCACGGTGGACGGCTCGCTCATCCAGAGCCACGCCTCGCTCAAGAGCCTGAAGAGGATCGAACGCGAGGCGTCGGACAAAGACGACGATGGACCATCGGGACGCAACCCATCGGGGGACTTCAAGGGCGAGCGGCGGACCAACGCGACGCACGCCAGCACGACCGACCCGGAGGCGAAGCTCTACAAGAAGGGGAATGGGGTGGGAGCGTTCCTCTGTCACTCGGGCCATGCGCTCACCGAGAACCGGCACGGGCTGGTGATGAGCGTGCGGGTGGATGAAGCCAACGGCACGGCCGAGCGTGCCGGCGCGCTGGCGATGCTCGATCATGTCGAGTGCCGGCACGGGGTGCGTCCATCCACGCTGGGTGCGGACAAGGGGTACGACGCGGGGGCGTTCCTGCTGGCGCTCGAGGAGCGCTGGATCCGGCCGCACGTGGCGATCAAGGAGGGGAAGATCGACTGGGCGAGCACGCGTGCGGACGAGGGAACCTGGGCGAGATGGTTCGTCCGCGGCGAACGACGGAGCGCCGCGTTCAAGAAGAGCCAGCGACGAAGAAAACTGGTGGAGGAGTTCTTCGGATGGGTCAAGACGGTGGCGGGGATGAGACGGGCCAGGCACGTGGGACGCGAGAAGATCGGGCAGTGCTTCGAGCTCGCCGCCGCGGCGTACAACCTGGTGCGGATGCGGAAGCTGCTGGCGGCGTGA
- a CDS encoding right-handed parallel beta-helix repeat-containing protein — protein MERSFNPDFLDQTLTCSRRHRIKRFGTLGAALLLAIAGSTTAPAGVIFVNGASPSSGDGLSWTTAFNTMDSALAAAQSGDQLWVTKGIYSTPNVYTSFMVPTGASLYGGFSGTETDLSQARPNENVTILKAPVSYHEGSSVLVLESGGGMTISGFTIRDGYAPRLSGTRAGGGGVLVQGGTVSILHCVLANNSTYTVPNGDFGQGGAICIVNSADVTISDCHFDSNFSHGWPEWDFIVWPRPPLPGHGGAIYVDGSTLVLRNSTFSSNRGGETSAECITGNGHSPGAAASGGALYALNSSLAVFDCDFFGNSAGSSFGITCGFPDPVFGYDTQGARQVREEPSISAAGPPRSPAAISWAILRDGAMSARAPEVRCMRLVRPPSPTAVFSGTVPATACKKATPETEAPFSQARSSSS, from the coding sequence ATGGAGCGCAGCTTCAACCCGGATTTCCTTGATCAGACACTCACCTGCTCTCGCCGCCACCGCATCAAGCGCTTTGGTACCCTCGGGGCTGCCCTGCTGCTTGCGATCGCCGGCTCGACGACCGCGCCCGCTGGCGTGATCTTTGTGAACGGCGCGTCGCCGTCCAGCGGCGACGGCTTGAGCTGGACAACCGCCTTCAACACCATGGACAGCGCGCTTGCCGCCGCGCAGAGCGGCGATCAGCTCTGGGTTACCAAGGGGATCTACAGCACACCGAATGTATACACGAGCTTCATGGTTCCCACCGGGGCCAGCCTCTACGGCGGATTCTCCGGAACCGAGACTGATCTCAGCCAGGCTCGACCGAACGAGAACGTCACAATCCTGAAGGCCCCAGTCTCTTACCACGAGGGATCTTCGGTCCTTGTTCTTGAAAGCGGCGGCGGAATGACCATCTCGGGATTTACGATCCGTGATGGATACGCGCCGCGGCTGAGCGGAACTCGCGCGGGCGGAGGCGGCGTGCTCGTGCAGGGCGGCACGGTGTCGATCCTGCATTGTGTGCTCGCGAACAATAGCACGTACACCGTGCCCAACGGCGATTTCGGGCAGGGAGGGGCAATCTGCATCGTCAACAGCGCCGACGTGACGATCAGCGACTGCCATTTTGATTCCAATTTTTCGCACGGATGGCCCGAGTGGGATTTTATTGTCTGGCCACGCCCGCCCCTCCCGGGCCACGGTGGCGCCATTTATGTTGACGGCAGCACGTTGGTGCTTCGCAACTCGACATTCTCAAGCAATCGCGGAGGAGAAACATCGGCGGAATGCATCACCGGTAACGGCCATTCACCCGGTGCCGCCGCGTCCGGCGGCGCGCTTTATGCTCTCAATTCCTCGCTTGCAGTCTTCGACTGTGATTTCTTTGGGAACTCCGCTGGGTCGTCCTTCGGCATCACCTGCGGCTTTCCCGACCCTGTTTTTGGCTATGACACACAGGGGGCCCGGCAGGTGAGGGAGGAGCCGTCTATCTCAGCGGCGGGTCCGCCGCGTTCTCCCGCTGCAATTTCATGGGCAATTCTGCGGGACGGAGCGATGTCGGCTCGAGCTCCGGAGGTGCGGTGTATGCGGCTGGTTCGGCCACCTTCGCCAACTGCCGTTTTCTCGGGAACCGTGCCGGCAACGGCCTGCAAGAAGGCGACGCCGGAGACGGAGGCGCCATTTTCTCAAGCTCGCTCGTCTTCCTCGTGA
- a CDS encoding response regulator transcription factor, whose protein sequence is MRALVIEDNVKMAKGIQTGLEDAGFSIDVSHSGAEGEDLAASSPFDAILLDLMLPDRDGFEVCRNLRRRKVSTPILMLTALGTTEDKVQGLDCGADDYLPKPFRFEELIARMRAMTRRHQSTESKYLRCDDLELDLYTRRAKRGEEYWDLAAREFGLLEYLMRNQNRVLSRAQIGENVWDVNFEPTSNVIDVYISSLRRKIDRADRRPLIHTVKNAGYRFGLMD, encoded by the coding sequence ATGCGGGCCCTTGTGATCGAAGACAATGTGAAGATGGCAAAGGGAATTCAGACCGGTCTCGAAGATGCGGGCTTCTCGATTGATGTTTCGCATTCGGGTGCCGAGGGCGAAGATCTCGCGGCGAGTTCGCCGTTCGACGCAATTCTGCTCGACCTGATGCTGCCGGACCGCGACGGATTCGAAGTCTGCCGCAATCTCCGGCGACGAAAGGTGTCAACTCCCATCCTCATGCTGACGGCGCTCGGCACGACCGAGGACAAAGTGCAAGGATTGGATTGCGGCGCCGACGATTACCTGCCCAAGCCGTTCCGATTCGAGGAACTCATCGCCCGCATGCGCGCCATGACGCGGCGGCACCAGTCGACCGAAAGCAAGTACCTGCGCTGCGACGACCTCGAACTTGATCTCTACACCCGGCGCGCGAAGCGCGGCGAAGAGTATTGGGATCTCGCGGCTCGTGAATTCGGTTTGCTCGAGTACCTGATGCGCAACCAGAATCGCGTGTTGAGTCGCGCGCAGATCGGTGAAAACGTTTGGGACGTCAACTTCGAACCGACCAGCAACGTGATCGATGTGTACATCTCCTCACTGCGCCGGAAAATCGACCGGGCCGACCGGCGACCCCTCATCCACACCGTCAAGAACGCAGGCTACCGATTCGGTCTGATGGATTGA